A genomic window from Chanodichthys erythropterus isolate Z2021 chromosome 1, ASM2448905v1, whole genome shotgun sequence includes:
- the cyp4v2b gene encoding cytochrome P450 4V7 produces the protein MGVLFGLYILGIIFTAVLLLLLASTTYYPLKNYIGKWNEMRPIPGMAGAYPFIGNALQFKTNAGDFFNQIIEGTNENRHLPLAKVWVGPVPFLVLYHAENIEVVLSNSRHLDKSFSYRFLHPWLGTGLLTSTGEKWRSRRKMLTPTFHFSILSDFLEVMNEQTDILIQKMQKQGDGEPFNCFSFVTLCALDIICETAMGKKIYAQSNADSEYVQSVYKMSDIVAKRQRAPWLWSDWIYNMLQEGKEHSKRLKILHSFTASVIKERAKFMNSEPDSDSDQGPRKRQAFLDMLLKTTYENGQNLSHEDIQEEVDTFMFEGHDTTAASMNWALHLIGSHPEVQKAVQGELQEVFGSSKRHVGVEDLKKLRYLECVIKESLRIFPSVPLFARSICEACHINGFKVPKGVNAVIIPYALHRDPRYFPEPEEFRPERFLPENSKGRHPYAYIPFSAGPRNCIGQRFAMMEEKVVLATILRHFDVEACQSREELRPLGELILRPEKGIWIKLQKRTIHH, from the exons ATGGGTGTCCTTTTCGGATTATACATCCTAGGGATTATATTTACAGCCGTTCTTCTATTACTTTTGGCATCTACCACATATTATCCACTTAAAAATTATATAGGAAAATGGAACGAAATGAGACCAATTCCAGGAATGGCAGGTGCTTATCCATTCATTGGCAATGCACTGCAGTTTAAAACCAATGCAGGCG ATTTTTTCAACCAGATTATTGAGGGCACAAATGAAAATAGACACCTACCTCTAGCAAAGGTGTGGGTGGGTCCAGTCCCCTTTCTGGTCTTGTATCATGCAGAGAATATTGAG GTGGTCCTTAGTAATTCCAGACACCTTGACAAGTCATTCTCATATAGGTTCCTCCACCCCTGGCTCGGCACGGGCCTGCTAACTAG CACAGGGGAGAAGTGGCGTAGCCGGCGTAAAATGCTGACTCCAACCTTCCACTTCTCTATCCTCTCTGACTTCCTAGAGGTCATGAATGAACAAACAGATATTTTGATTCAGAAGATGCAGAAGCAGGGAGACGGAGAGCCATTCAACTGCTTCAGCTTCGTAACATTGTGTGCTTTGGACATCATATGTG AAACTGCAATGGGAAAGAAGATCTATGCTCAGAGCAATGCTGACTCTGAGTATGTTCAAAGTGTCTATAA aatGAGCGACATCGTCGCCAAGAGACAGAGAGCACCATGGCTGTGGTCAGACTGGATCTACAACATGTTACAGGAAGGCAAAGAACATTCCAAAAGATTGAAGATTCTCCACTCTTTCACTGCAAGT GTCATCAAGGAGCGAGCGAAGTTTATGAACTCTGAACCTGACAGTGATTCTGACCAGGGTCCGAGGAAGAGACAAGCCTTCCTAGATATGCTGTTAAAAACTACTTATGAGAACGGACAGAATTTGAGTCATGAGGACATTCAGGAGGAAGTGGACACCTTCATGTTTGAG GGTCATGATACCACGGCAGCTTCAATGAACTGGGCCTTACATCTGATTGGCTCCCATCCCGAGGTCCAGAAGGCAGTGCAGGGAGAACTACAGGAAGTGTTTG GTTCGTCAAAGCGCCACGTGGGGGTGGAGGACCTGAAAAAGCTGCGCTACCTGGAGTGTGTCATCAAGGAGAGTCTGCGGATCTTCCCCTCCGTGCCTCTGTTTGCACGCAGCATCTGCGAGGCCTGTCACATCA ATGGGTTCAAAGTTCCAAAAGGAGTGAATGCTGTTATCATACCATATGCTCTTCACCGGGACCCACGCTACTTTCCAGAACCTGAGGAATTTCGACCGGAAAGGTTTCTGCCAGAGAACAGCAAAGGGAGGCATCCATATGCATACATCCCTTTTTCTGCAGGGCCAAGAAACTGTATTG GCCAGCGCTTCGCCATGATGGAGGAGAAGGTAGTTCTTGCTACGATCTTGCGTCACTTTGACGTAGAGGCATGTCAGAGCCGTGAGGAACTACGGCCTCTGGGGGAACTCATTCTACGTCCCGAGAAGGGCATTTGGATCAAACTACAAAAAAGAACCATCCACCATTAA